TTGGATTCTCTACCTTCTGGACAAATGCAGGTTTCTATTTGTGTCACTACAGTTCAAAATTAACTTGTAGACTTGAAAGACCTGCTTGAGAAAGGTAATCCTTGACTGTGAAAATGATGCACAccttggtttatttatttaagtcatttttgcatgaaaagGACACTCTGACCTGAGAGTAAACAATGTAAGTAGGCAACCACCTAATTTTCCctacttaatttttttccccctatatatatattagttttCTGCATCTGATCTTTTGATAACATACTGTAGCTTGTGAATGCAGTGGGATTTTCTGGATGTCACCTCTTCTCTCACATTACAGCAAGATGATTTGTTCTGTAGTCTGTTGGcttaaagtgaaaaacaaaagctgccCAGAGGGGAAAATGTCAGTCTAAAAACTGGTTGTATGACTTCAAAACTATTTTCCAGTGTTGTTGAAGTGTTCCTGATTTATGATTAATAGGGTAAAATATAACCAACATGCTGCTTTATGGAGGAAAATGTATATGTGTTCTGCATAGGTCCAAATGGTAGTTTGTTTAATAGGTGGTATATGGACTTTCTGGGTCATTTATCTTACCCACTCTGTAGATGAGCTCATCCTCGATGGGATTCTCCTTTTTCTTAGTTGTGCTGTACATGCTGGAGGGCCGACGCACTGCTTTCTGCCGTATGTGGCCCCCTGTCCCACTGGGAGACTTTACCCTTCTCTTCACATCATCTGGAGACTGTGGCACGTCTGAGGGCTTGACCACCCTCAGGCGGAACGGGCTGCCCCGTATCGGCTGGCCGTACAGCATCAGAGCGAAAGAATATTCCCCCTCAGAGCGTAACGTGTAGCCCACCTCATAAGTCCCATTCTTATTGTCTGCTATCTCCGCCTCTGTGACGCAGCTCCCATCGGCAGACGTTATCTCtgcttttaaaacagcatttcctGTTCGCACCAACTCCCCATCCTGCAGTGAAAGGTCATTGATTCAATTTCAAAACAAGAAatcacaaactgttttttgatgtgtttttgataaTAGTGATTCCTGCCTTGGTGGCCAGTTTagctacaataaaataaatgactttttccaagaaaatgtcataatgaAGACAttactttgtcttttgttgtcacAGTAATTGTGTGGTGCTGCCCAGTCGCTGCGTGGCGGAGGCCCTCTCCTGTGGCGACGGAGGTGTGAGCCACAGCGGCTGTGGTGAGGAGAACTCCCAGGTTCTGGATGGAGCGCCGCAGACCTTCAGTCTCCACCTGGAGCAGACAGCATACAAGATacacaatatttccctctgcagAATTCTGCATTGCTCTAAGAATTTTTTATGGTTGTTTCTGTGTGATGTGTAGTTACAGAGAACCACAAAATAATCTTATAAATATGACAATTATATGCTACCTGCCTGCCTGGTGTAAAACTGTGGCTGGTGAAAATAGCCAGCCATCTATGATCTAAAAATATGGAATattaaagctgtgtttgtgagATTTCTTTTGgaataaaaacatccaaaagagTTTGAAAAATTGTTAAACTCAGCCTTAATGTCTGTGATCAgcaatgtaattatttttacttacaGTGACCAGCCGAGGCTAAATAGTTTAAATCACCcacatttttaagtaaatacatgaaaaaaatatttcatatttcaactTGAGAGTACTTGTGACAATaagcaaagctaaaaaaaacaaagcctcATTATCAATCAGACCGACATAATGAAAATCGAGCACTGAGAAATAGTTTGAATCAGAGCAAACAGCATTCCATACCTGACAGTCCAGGTGTGCATTTTGATGTGGTCTCTCTGGGAAGTCGTGTCTGGCCAGCGCTGTTACACGCTCACTCATCTGCTTCTGAACTAGCAGCACCTGCAGGAGACACATTCtgtattctaatttttttttttttttaaacatttctgctttcttttttgttttgttttttttaaaagcaaagctCACAACCCGTTACACTACTGCAACACATTTGCTTCCCATCTGTGTTATAACCTTTTTGTTAGACTGCTTGTACAAATTACATTCACCTCAGTAGCACTCCCGTGGCTGAGAGCCTGTTCCGTAAAGCTGCAACTGCTCTGGATATGTTCCTTCCCCTGGAGGAGAGATGAAAGCTGGGCCTGCAGGACCTGTGCTCAGGTAAGTGGAAGATAATGgaaaaaagggacacaaaaaaaaagcaattggAGGGGAAGAGCATGTTGACAGGAATGTGAGACATGTAGCAGGTTCTGCTtgacaacatttctgtaaaatgcCTATCTGTGTTTGCATACAAAGTCCATCTGTATGAGTGCATGTGCTGCATATGTGATTGAAACATAACTAACCTTCTGCTTTGTGCTGCAGATGTTCTCCAGGTCTGTGATGAGGGCTGTCTTACGTTGGTGGAGCACCCGCTCCAGCTCTTCAAACGTACTGGTAATCTCTGCCACAGCCTCATTCTTCCTTTCATTTAGCTGGCGGGAGATCTCACTCACAAGCTCGATTGATGCTGTTAACTGTGGGAGCCtgcaaaataacacaatgtGGAATTATatttcaagattaaaaaaattaattcaataaaaaaaactagctATAAATCCACAAAAACGATGGAATTCTTCCTTACTAGAGGTTAAACAATGGAACATGGAACCTTAGGTAAGTTAAAAAATGGTACCGCCTTAGTGATGTATCTTGGAAATGAGTGGTCAGCAATGATCTGTGTTGGAGTAGACTGAGTTTAATATGCtcattaaacttttatttatttatttataatctcCTGATGCTAATGCCTCCCCTTTATGTGCTTTTctcatttgtgtctttgtaattttttttttcattgtttaaatgtgtttgtgtcttgtaTATGTATTCATGCCGAGAGAGCAGTATAAGAAATGTATGTCCTGATATGATCTGTTGTGttcttaaacaataaaaaataaagtaaacataaaaaaaaaacaaaactattctttaatgaaattaaatacagTAACATGTTTTGACATGCCAGGCGCAGCATTGCATTGGAGATTCTTTGATGAAAGATGCCAAATCTGGGCCAAACGCTTAAGCTTCCAAACACCTGATGTGAGTGAAATATTCTAAAAGCTTTATCAAGTCCCCACCTGCTCATTATGGCATCCAGCTGTGTCTTCAGTGCAGCCTTGTGCTGCTCCACGACATCCCGCAGAGGAACAGTCACATGCTCCCTGTGCTCGCCCTCTGTGCAGTCCAGACACATGGCTGTCTCACACGACTCGCAGTAGAACTCCATTACCTGCAGAGGGAGACAAACGGAGTAAAACAAAAGCTCCTTCACTGCTTTGCTCTGCTTTGCAGCAAGTATGGAATTTAAGGTTCAGTTTGTTGGTGAAGTAATGGTTGGGCTGAGGCATCACAAAAGGGCTCCACACCTTTCCCTCATGGTTTGGGCAGCAGAGGGGcttccctgctgctgcagcgctgACCGACTCCAGGACACTGCAGGCCTCTGGCCGCGAGCACTCTGGGTCTCGTTGAAGGACCTGTCGcaaatgttttcagcttcaTTATTCTGCTATTCAACAGTTTCAATATGGCATTCTTTTCCTTATTTGGCAGTAGACAATTGAGAGGTGATGGAAATAAATAGAGagactgagaaagagagagagaggagaaacaacTTGGAACAAAGGTCACTGGCtagaatcaaatcaaattggGGACATAATAGTATGTCAGTTATCTTGTAACCTATAGAGGCTTGTCTGAATTTCCTTGCAGTCTATTGCTGACTTCATTCTCTtttggacacaaacacaccttcTTGTTCCTATACCAATTTGAGCAATGTCCATTTAATACATCCATTCCCTATACTAGCTTTCACCTTATCATCACCCctatatgcctaatggaaacttTACACTTAAGACAAACCCTTAAAGAGCCtgctgaaaaaggaaaaactgtcCAGAATGACCTCAGTCTGCAAAAAtgtcctccctctctttaaCAGAGAGTGGTTCT
This genomic window from Plectropomus leopardus isolate mb chromosome 13, YSFRI_Pleo_2.0, whole genome shotgun sequence contains:
- the trim3b gene encoding tripartite motif-containing protein 3b isoform X1, with the protein product MSFAMAKREAGSTSPVVRQIDKQFLVCSICLDHYRNPKVLPCLHTFCESCLQNYIPPESLTLSCPVCRQTSILPEKGVCALQNNFFITNLMEVLQRDPECSRPEACSVLESVSAAAAGKPLCCPNHEGKVMEFYCESCETAMCLDCTEGEHREHVTVPLRDVVEQHKAALKTQLDAIMSRLPQLTASIELVSEISRQLNERKNEAVAEITSTFEELERVLHQRKTALITDLENICSTKQKVLQAQLSSLLQGKEHIQSSCSFTEQALSHGSATEVLLVQKQMSERVTALARHDFPERPHQNAHLDCQVETEGLRRSIQNLGVLLTTAAVAHTSVATGEGLRHAATGQHHTITVTTKDKDGELVRTGNAVLKAEITSADGSCVTEAEIADNKNGTYEVGYTLRSEGEYSFALMLYGQPIRGSPFRLRVVKPSDVPQSPDDVKRRVKSPSGTGGHIRQKAVRRPSSMYSTTKKKENPIEDELIYRVGSRGREKGEFTNLQGISASCNGRVVVADSNNQCIQVFSNDGQFKMRFGVRGRSPGQLQRPTGVTVDMNGDIVVADYDNRWVSIFSSDGKFKNKIGAGRLMGPKGVAVDKNGHIITVDNKACCVFIFQSNGKLVTKFGGRGTSDRQFAEKLGPNFNKSGSVFSPHFVAVNNKNEIIVTDFHNHSVKVYNADGEFLFKFGSHGEGNGQFNAPTGVAVDANGNIIVADWGNSRIQVFDSTGSFLSYINTSADPLYGPQGLALTSDGHVAVADSGNHCFKVYRYLQ
- the trim3b gene encoding tripartite motif-containing protein 3b isoform X2, with product MSFAMAKREAGSTSPVVRQIDKQFLVCSICLDHYRNPKVLPCLHTFCESCLQNYIPPESLTLSCPVCRQTSILPEKGVCALQNNFFITNLMEVLQRDPECSRPEACSVLESVSAAAAGKPLCCPNHEGKVMEFYCESCETAMCLDCTEGEHREHVTVPLRDVVEQHKAALKTQLDAIMSRLPQLTASIELVSEISRQLNERKNEAVAEITSTFEELERVLHQRKTALITDLENICSTKQKVLQAQLSSLLQGKEHIQSSCSFTEQALSHGSATEVLLVQKQMSERVTALARHDFPERPHQNAHLDCQVETEGLRRSIQNLGVLLTTAAVAHTSVATGEGLRHAATGQHHTITVTTKDKDGELVRTGNAVLKAEITSADGSCVTEAEIADNKNGTYEVGYTLRSEGEYSFALMLYGQPIRGSPFRLRVVKPSDVPQSPDDVKRRVKSPSGTGGHIRQKAVRRPSSMYSTTKKKENPIEDELIYRVGSRGREKGEFTNLQGISASCNGRVVVADSNNQCIQVFSNDGQFKMRFGVRGRSPGQLQRPTGVTVDMNGDIVVADYDNRWVSIFSSDGKFKNKIGAGRLMGPKGVAVDKNGHIITVDNKACCVFIFQSNGKLVTKFGGRGTSDRQFAGPHFVAVNNKNEIIVTDFHNHSVKVYNADGEFLFKFGSHGEGNGQFNAPTGVAVDANGNIIVADWGNSRIQVFDSTGSFLSYINTSADPLYGPQGLALTSDGHVAVADSGNHCFKVYRYLQ